The following are encoded in a window of Gramella sp. MT6 genomic DNA:
- a CDS encoding superoxide dismutase family protein — MKNLFKLLMLALPVMLFTSCDEDDDFATAVEETDRTGTSTTYDLVSKSDPSISGTATFYQNSDNSTFVKLNLQGTPDGGMHPAHIHFNSAAEGGDIAISLEPVDGSTGFSDTEVTALDDGTAITYEELINFDGYINVHASPDDLSTLVAQGDIGQNVLTGVSKSYDLNTKDVDGISGSILFEQRVSGDALATIMLDGTPDGGMHPAHIHMNSAAQGGDIAVTFNSVDGTTGMSQTNISELNDGTAITYSQILNYDGYVNVHLSADDLGTLVAQGDIGENELTGESKTYALEERAVDGISGSVVFEERKSGDALATIMLDGTPEGGMHPAHIHMNTAAEGGDIAFTFNPVNGTTGMSMTDVAMLDDGTNFGYSNVLSYDGYVNVHLSADALGTIVAQGDIGQNELTGESKSYDLDERAVEGISGSVLFEERVNGEALATIMLDGTPDGGMHPAHIHMNTAAEGGDIAFTFNPVNGTTGMSRTNVAMLDDDTEFGYEDVLDYDGYVNVHLSADALGTIVAQGDIGQNELTGMSKVYDLDTKDVAGISGYVQFEERNNGEALATIVLNGTPDGGMHPAHIHMGSVAEAPGDIAFTFNPVNGTTGRSRTNVAMLDDDTEFGYEDVLTYDGYVNVHLSAEDLATLVAQGNIGSNE; from the coding sequence ATGAAAAATTTATTTAAACTTTTAATGTTAGCATTGCCTGTAATGCTATTTACAAGTTGTGACGAGGATGATGACTTCGCTACAGCTGTCGAGGAAACCGATCGAACGGGGACTTCAACAACTTACGATCTTGTGTCCAAATCTGATCCTTCAATTTCGGGAACCGCAACTTTTTATCAAAATAGTGATAATAGTACGTTTGTGAAATTGAATTTACAAGGAACACCAGATGGAGGTATGCATCCAGCTCACATTCATTTTAATTCTGCTGCAGAAGGCGGCGACATTGCTATTAGCCTTGAGCCTGTAGATGGTTCTACCGGGTTTAGCGATACTGAGGTTACTGCACTGGATGATGGCACAGCTATCACTTACGAGGAGCTTATTAATTTTGATGGATATATTAATGTTCATGCAAGCCCTGATGATCTAAGTACTCTTGTTGCCCAGGGGGACATAGGACAAAATGTATTGACTGGAGTTTCAAAAAGTTATGATCTTAACACTAAAGACGTTGACGGGATCTCTGGAAGTATATTATTTGAGCAGAGAGTGAGCGGGGACGCTCTTGCTACTATCATGCTTGATGGTACTCCAGATGGAGGAATGCACCCAGCTCATATACATATGAATTCTGCCGCACAGGGAGGAGATATAGCAGTTACCTTTAATTCTGTTGACGGTACTACAGGAATGAGCCAAACAAACATATCTGAGCTTAATGATGGTACAGCTATCACTTATAGCCAGATTTTAAATTATGATGGATATGTAAATGTTCATTTAAGTGCCGATGACCTTGGGACTCTTGTAGCGCAGGGAGATATAGGCGAAAATGAGTTAACCGGAGAATCTAAAACATATGCACTTGAAGAAAGAGCTGTTGATGGTATTTCTGGATCTGTTGTATTCGAAGAGAGAAAAAGCGGTGACGCTTTAGCTACAATAATGTTAGATGGCACTCCAGAAGGTGGAATGCATCCAGCGCATATTCACATGAACACTGCTGCAGAAGGAGGAGATATTGCATTTACCTTCAATCCTGTGAATGGAACTACAGGAATGAGCATGACAGATGTAGCTATGCTTGATGATGGAACTAACTTTGGTTATTCTAACGTACTTTCTTATGATGGATATGTAAATGTTCATTTAAGTGCAGATGCTCTTGGAACTATCGTTGCACAGGGAGATATTGGACAGAATGAACTTACAGGTGAGTCTAAATCTTATGATTTAGATGAAAGAGCTGTTGAAGGTATTTCTGGTTCTGTATTATTCGAGGAACGAGTGAATGGAGAAGCTCTTGCTACTATTATGTTAGATGGTACTCCAGATGGAGGTATGCATCCTGCACATATTCATATGAATACTGCTGCTGAAGGTGGAGATATAGCCTTTACTTTTAACCCGGTGAATGGAACTACTGGTATGAGTAGAACTAACGTTGCTATGCTTGATGATGATACAGAGTTCGGTTATGAAGATGTTCTTGATTATGACGGATATGTAAATGTTCATTTAAGTGCAGATGCTCTTGGAACTATCGTTGCTCAGGGAGATATAGGTCAAAATGAGTTAACCGGTATGTCTAAAGTATATGATCTTGATACAAAAGATGTAGCTGGTATTTCTGGTTATGTTCAATTTGAAGAAAGAAATAATGGAGAGGCTCTTGCTACAATAGTATTGAATGGTACTCCAGATGGAGGAATGCATCCTGCTCATATTCATATGGGATCTGTTGCTGAAGCTCCTGGAGATATAGCTTTTACTTTTAACCCTGTAAATGGTACAACAGGTAGAAGTAGGACTAATGTTGCTATGCTAGATGATGACACAGAGTTTGGTTATGAAGATGTTCTAACTTATGATGGATATGTAAATGTTCATTTAAGTGCTGAAGACCTGGCCACTCTTGTTGCCCAGGGTAATATTGGAAGCAACGAATAA
- a CDS encoding NAD-dependent deacylase — MKKIVVLSGAGISAESGIKTFRDANGLWEGHDVMEVASPFGWENNMELVLDFYNQRRKQLLQVEPNAAHYALAELQEKYQVEIITQNIDDLHERAGSKNVTHLHGELLKARSTFDENLIMDWRKDINPGDFCEHNCQLRPHVVWFGEAVPMFQKSAEITATADILMIIGTSMQVYPAASLVDFAPRRTPVYFIDPKPNIAESGNLHIISDTAVEGVPTLVKKLMNTEK; from the coding sequence ATGAAGAAAATTGTAGTTTTATCAGGTGCCGGAATAAGTGCCGAAAGCGGAATAAAAACCTTCAGAGACGCAAACGGACTCTGGGAAGGACATGACGTTATGGAGGTTGCTTCCCCTTTTGGATGGGAAAACAACATGGAGCTGGTGTTGGATTTTTACAATCAGAGAAGAAAACAATTATTGCAGGTAGAACCAAATGCAGCCCATTATGCGTTGGCGGAATTACAGGAAAAATATCAGGTTGAGATTATTACCCAGAACATAGACGATCTCCATGAGAGAGCTGGAAGTAAAAATGTTACTCATCTACACGGAGAACTGCTTAAAGCCAGAAGTACATTTGATGAAAACCTCATCATGGACTGGAGAAAAGATATAAATCCAGGTGACTTTTGTGAACATAATTGCCAGTTACGTCCACATGTTGTTTGGTTTGGAGAAGCAGTACCCATGTTCCAGAAATCGGCTGAAATAACCGCCACAGCCGATATTTTAATGATAATTGGAACCTCCATGCAGGTTTATCCGGCTGCCAGCCTGGTGGATTTTGCACCACGGCGAACTCCTGTCTATTTTATAGACCCAAAACCTAATATAGCAGAAAGCGGAAATCTTCATATAATAAGCGATACAGCCGTTGAAGGTGTACCGACATTGGTGAAAAAACTAATGAATACTGAGAAATGA
- the purB gene encoding adenylosuccinate lyase, producing the protein MTSLSAVSPIDGRYRSKTKKLSAYFSEEALIKYRILVEVEYFIALYEQGLPQLKDVDTENFKKLRELYENFTALDAQAVKKIEKITNHDVKAVEYFLKEEFGKLGMETSKEFIHFGLTSQDINNTAIPLSLKDAINDVYLPELNEILEKLQQLANDWKDIPLLARTHGQPASPTRLGKEIEVFVIRIKEQIRLLEQIPHAAKFGGATGNYNAHKVAYPDIDWRKFGNNFVENKLGLHHSFPTTQIEHYDHSAALFDALKRINNILLDLDRDIWTYISMDYFKQRIKKGEIGSSAMPHKVNPIDFENSEGNLGIANALFEHLSAKLPVSRLQRDLTDSTVLRNIGVPVGHTLIAFQSTLKGLNKLLLNEEKLNADLENNWAVVAEAIQTILRREGFKNPYEALKGLTRTNERITEKSMSEFIDQLEVSDEIKKELHKITPQNYTGI; encoded by the coding sequence ATGACATCCCTTTCTGCAGTTTCTCCAATTGATGGACGATATAGATCTAAAACCAAGAAACTATCAGCTTATTTTAGCGAAGAAGCCTTAATAAAATATCGAATTCTTGTTGAAGTTGAATATTTCATCGCTTTATACGAGCAGGGATTACCCCAGCTTAAAGATGTTGATACAGAAAACTTTAAAAAATTAAGAGAGTTATATGAGAATTTCACCGCTTTAGATGCACAGGCAGTTAAGAAGATCGAAAAGATCACTAACCATGATGTAAAGGCAGTAGAATATTTTCTAAAGGAAGAATTCGGTAAACTGGGAATGGAAACCTCGAAAGAATTTATTCATTTTGGCCTTACTTCCCAGGATATAAATAACACCGCGATCCCGTTAAGCCTTAAAGATGCCATTAACGATGTTTATTTACCAGAACTTAATGAGATCCTGGAGAAACTTCAGCAACTGGCAAATGACTGGAAAGATATTCCTTTGTTGGCAAGAACGCATGGGCAGCCGGCATCGCCTACCAGATTGGGTAAAGAGATCGAAGTATTCGTGATAAGGATCAAAGAACAAATAAGATTATTAGAACAGATCCCTCACGCAGCCAAATTTGGAGGTGCAACTGGAAACTACAATGCTCATAAGGTTGCATATCCAGATATTGACTGGAGGAAATTCGGAAATAATTTTGTTGAAAATAAACTAGGACTGCACCACTCCTTCCCTACTACCCAGATCGAACATTATGATCATTCCGCAGCTTTATTTGATGCCTTAAAAAGGATCAATAATATACTTCTGGATTTGGATCGGGATATCTGGACTTATATATCCATGGATTATTTCAAACAAAGGATCAAGAAAGGTGAAATTGGTTCTTCTGCAATGCCACATAAAGTAAACCCTATAGATTTTGAAAACAGCGAAGGAAATCTTGGGATAGCCAATGCTCTTTTTGAACATCTTTCGGCCAAATTACCAGTAAGCAGGTTACAGCGTGATCTTACAGATAGTACCGTATTAAGAAATATAGGGGTGCCTGTAGGTCATACTCTTATAGCATTCCAGTCAACTTTAAAAGGACTTAACAAGTTACTGCTAAATGAAGAAAAACTAAATGCAGACCTTGAGAACAACTGGGCGGTAGTAGCAGAAGCAATTCAGACCATTCTTAGAAGAGAAGGCTTTAAGAATCCTTATGAGGCTTTGAAAGGATTAACAAGGACCAATGAGAGAATTACTGAAAAGAGCATGTCTGAATTTATTGACCAACTGGAAGTCTCAGATGAAATAAAGAAAGAACTTCATAAGATAACTCCGCAGAATTATACTGGAATATAA
- a CDS encoding DUF4252 domain-containing protein, which produces MKTIKYLFAIAFIAVLTSCNDGKSLQKYYVENQEDTDFLALDVPTSMFTNSSSLEAEEKATLESIKKINVLALKKDENPAKFEEEKVKLNEIFSDEKYQLLMKYGGGDRKAALYFTGEEDAIDELIVYGYDDNQGLGIARVLGEDMDPEKIMKLMKSLDKENINVEGIKGLGDIFGSQELENDSVKVEMKVSSEDVETSEKDLDAIEE; this is translated from the coding sequence ATGAAAACAATTAAATATTTATTTGCTATAGCATTTATAGCTGTACTTACGTCTTGTAACGATGGTAAGTCCCTTCAAAAATATTATGTAGAGAATCAGGAAGATACAGATTTTCTAGCATTAGATGTACCAACGAGTATGTTTACTAATAGCAGTTCTTTGGAAGCTGAAGAAAAAGCCACATTAGAAAGTATAAAAAAGATCAATGTACTTGCGCTTAAAAAAGACGAAAACCCTGCGAAGTTTGAAGAAGAAAAAGTAAAACTGAACGAGATCTTTAGCGATGAAAAATATCAGTTACTTATGAAATATGGGGGTGGAGATCGTAAAGCCGCTTTATATTTTACAGGTGAAGAAGACGCGATAGATGAACTAATAGTTTATGGCTATGATGATAATCAGGGGCTTGGAATCGCCAGGGTTCTTGGAGAAGATATGGATCCAGAGAAGATCATGAAATTGATGAAATCTCTTGATAAAGAAAATATCAATGTGGAAGGAATTAAAGGTCTTGGCGATATCTTTGGAAGCCAGGAATTAGAAAATGACTCGGTTAAAGTTGAAATGAAAGTTAGTTCTGAAGATGTAGAAACTTCAGAGAAAGATCTTGACGCTATTGAAGAATAG
- a CDS encoding DUF4252 domain-containing protein, with protein MNRLVITLLLTLAPMLIQSQNFEKYEDMKEVDAMVMTSKMFKMLAKVDLSENDPEAREYMKLIENLDRIQIYKSSDSKVMSQMATDVKSYLQKGSLEELMRVNDDGQNIKFYSLPGKNDNYVRELFMYLEGTEDDKPMTVILSITGEIDLSQLSKLTSDLKVPGAEELKKANEKS; from the coding sequence ATGAATAGATTAGTAATTACCCTCCTGTTAACCCTGGCACCCATGCTCATTCAGTCTCAGAATTTTGAGAAATATGAGGACATGAAAGAAGTTGATGCCATGGTTATGACCAGTAAAATGTTCAAAATGCTGGCGAAAGTAGATTTAAGTGAAAATGATCCCGAAGCGAGAGAATATATGAAACTAATAGAAAACCTGGATCGTATCCAGATCTATAAGTCTTCAGATTCTAAGGTGATGTCACAAATGGCAACCGATGTGAAGTCTTATCTTCAAAAAGGATCTCTGGAAGAGCTTATGAGAGTGAACGATGACGGGCAGAATATCAAATTCTATTCTCTTCCTGGTAAGAATGACAATTACGTAAGAGAATTGTTCATGTACCTTGAAGGGACAGAGGATGATAAGCCTATGACGGTGATCTTAAGTATTACCGGGGAAATAGACCTGTCTCAATTATCCAAATTAACATCAGACCTTAAAGTTCCTGGTGCAGAAGAATTAAAGAAAGCCAACGAAAAATCATAA
- a CDS encoding RNA polymerase sigma factor, with protein sequence MKEHTFLNVINPVKDKMYRLALRLLTSKEAAEDATQEVILKLWDRKDRIKHYANVEAFAMTVTKNYCLDQLKLKQNNNLRIVHQNYESEHQSLQSEIEVNDEMEWLGRIVATLPEQQKMIFQLRDIEQYDYEEIAEIMEMNQTAIRVSLSRARKAIRENLIKKHNYGIK encoded by the coding sequence ATGAAAGAACACACCTTCCTTAATGTTATTAATCCGGTGAAGGATAAAATGTATCGTTTGGCTCTAAGATTGTTAACCTCGAAGGAGGCAGCCGAGGATGCCACACAAGAGGTGATTCTTAAACTTTGGGATCGTAAGGATAGAATCAAGCATTATGCCAATGTTGAAGCCTTTGCGATGACAGTGACCAAGAACTATTGTCTTGATCAGTTAAAACTGAAGCAAAATAATAACCTTCGAATAGTTCATCAAAATTATGAAAGTGAACATCAGTCGCTACAGTCTGAAATTGAAGTGAACGATGAAATGGAGTGGTTAGGCAGGATTGTTGCCACATTACCTGAACAACAAAAAATGATATTTCAGTTAAGGGATATCGAACAATATGATTACGAAGAGATCGCAGAGATCATGGAAATGAACCAAACGGCAATTAGAGTGTCTCTATCCCGGGCAAGAAAAGCCATTAGAGAAAATTTAATAAAAAAACACAACTATGGAATTAAGTAA